tagcagctcagctcagctaactgcaacagcagctgctgtcgagttgagttgagtgctTCTAAAGGCAGCGAGGAATGTGGAGAGGCTCGCAGAATGCCAAGGAAACATTGCAGTGTGTGGATGGAtggcttaaatatttaatggcAACACTCTCTGCATACACACTCTCAACAACGAAAAACAATTGAACAATCTATATGCCAAAAACAAACGTCGAGCATAAGCATTTTGCTCACGTCGAGAAACTGAGCTAGActtgaatatatatgtaccGTATGAGAGTGTCTgaatgagtatgagtatgagcTTGTTTGTGACTTTACGAGTTTGTTTTTGCTGGCTACCCCAGCGGCTTATTTGCAATAGACTACAGAACAAAAAAGCAGCCGATGAAAGCAAATCAGAAATTCACAAAATATGGCGATAAATACGGCAATAAACAGTAGACATTCGTTGCAGAGTTCAGCTTCAAAAAGCgaatacaaaattcaaatacgaATCTTCGTACTCGCACTTCAATGTTGTTCAAGCATTTCAAAGTACAATATCGAGCGACCCCCAACGAATTAAACGAgcatatataattgattgttGATGAGAAGCGGCTTTCTTATGCAAACTGCTAATAAACTGTATTTATAGCACATAAATCCATAGCagatattgtttttaatttagcaTTAACTAACTAATTTTAAGCATCTGAATAATTCAACGAAGGCAGAATCAATTAAGAGTTATATCAGAGTCTGATAGAGATGTTTTTGCCTTACGCGTTACAGAGTACAATATATCACAGttttaatattgcaaaaatatctGTCTATCTCAGAGAAAACGTAAGAGAATGAAAAAAACTaagagaaatattaaaattctaaGACAGAGCAACTCTTAGTCATGCTTTGATAgttctttattgtttttcttagCTTTGTCTAACTAATTAACGCTGCTTTGTAGACGACACGCAAAGACATTAGTTGAAATTGATTAGAATTTATGATTTAGGCGCTGACTTTGCTGTTGGAGCATAATAAATGACACTTCTATAGCCCCGAGATATATATGCAAAGTGGTGTCCAGAGATTAGCCAAAAGCCAACGCATTACAGCAGCACTTTTGGTCATCATCAAGAATGtgaatattaaattagtttatcCAACTCATCTTTCCACTGTGAGCAGAGATGTTTTACAACGCACTCTTATTTCTCACTTGGCAAGCTTCCGCAAAAGTTTGTTATTAACTGGAACGTAATACTCCGACcgaaaagaacaacaacaagaagaagagttgtgaatttgaataaataaatctgcTGAACGACCTCGTGGCCGTtagcttgttttgttttgttattttggctttgttttAGGCATTTCATTTGCCTGACTTGTGTCTCTCTGATTTCTGACTGTCTGACTGGTTGACACCTGTCgtgcaaatatttaagctTGCCCGTCATTGCAAAAACATAGCTTCGGATGTGCCTGCTTGTTGCTGCAGCGTGGGCAGCTCAGAAATGTGCCGCCAACCCACGAGTCTAGCTCCAAGCAACAATGAAGAGAAGTAACTGAGAATATTTGGCAATTACACATGCGGTTAGCTGACCAAGTTTTAAATGCGTTCATTGAACTTGTCAGGCGCAAGCTTTTCAGCTTAACATACGCCCAGTTGTCCCTTAGATcgcattgcgcatacgctCAGTGGGCCATGTGCAAATTGTGGCACTGTGTCATGTGCCATGTGTCACAACAGCAttaaactattattaattagCGAATTAGCCAGCTGCCTGCGCATCGCTTCGCTTTTGCTGTGCTTCGCTTTTTATTGTATCTCAGCTATCAATCAAAGTCCGACTCAACTTTGCCTTTTTCGGTTGACAATGcgcacaaaataaatttcgcTGCTTAACCAAATATGTAACAAAGGTATTTTGGCTACCATAAACTAGCTTTTTATGAATGAGTGACGCGAATTGACTTCCGTCTagcaaacaacaagaatatattcaatactaaagtactttacttttttacacgaaataacaatttatttccttttgttgtgtatttgaaagcaaaaacataaataaataatttcttgtTACAAGGAAAAAACgtgtaaacaatttataaagatTTCAATCGTGTAAACATCGCGTAATCCCCTTGCAATGCTTAAATTGCTGTCGATGCCTTCGGCGCAAAGCGATCTCAATTAGTCACTTGTAACACTCAATACTCTTATCAAAAGtcgtttaaatttattacgaAATTCGCAGCagtttttttaaatccaaaaTAATAACCAAAaacattaaatcaaaatatatttgcaaatcAAACTGAGTCTACTAGTACTACGTGTTATCTTTTTATCAACTGCCAAATAGTGTGCGGATATTTTTACGGTTTTCGCATGGCAATTTTGTTAGGCACACTATCGAGTGTTTACAATTTCACGGCATATTATACTCGTTACGAATGCAAATCTATATCTAGATAACCacttaaatatgtatatgctaTGATagatatatgaaatatgtatgtgaacCGGTTTAACAACGACCTTTTGGAATGAGAAATATTTCGTTGGCTCTGCGTTGGTGGCAACGCGGCTTCCAAGTGAaacaagcaaattaaatacgaatacgtatacgtattcgCGAGTAATGCGCGTCGACTCTAGAGTAAATTGGCGTCTAGTAAACAAACCGAAAATCAACGCTGACTCGTTGACCAGACCAGATGatctcagctcagctcaaacGAAGCTTTGCGACGCAAAAGCATCTGATGCGGGCTTTAAAGTAGCAGGAGTGTTTTTTGGATGCTCTTTGCTGCCAGCAGCAGATTATTGAactatttaatacatttatttttttattgcttgcGGATCCGAGTGTGCCTTGAGTGCTGCTGGCTCGCCCACGCGACAACGAAACCGACACCGAGACTAAGACTGCGATTGTTAATGAGAGAGCAGCTAGCTTGTCATTAAACGAGTATGGACTGCCCGCCAGACAAGTGCAATTGCGTCGCAGCTGTCATAAGCCACTTGACTCGCACTTCCTCTAAGCCAaatacatacaacaaaatgttattgCTTGTTTTAATTACGCAAAAAAAGTATTCATTTCACAAACTCCGTCAGCGTTTGTCAGTAACGAGGAAAGCAGTGTAAGGCTCTGCATATGCTCTGCTTGCTTTGCGTGTTAACACATGTAAGCAGTGCAGTGAAGTAAGCAGTTCAATGTTTGTGTTCTTATTGGAATTTTTCGCTCCGTAGagtattctattattaaagcATGCTTTCGTCTCGCCTTTTCATAGTTCACAGAACGCCCCGACTAAGATCAAGGTGAAGCTTAAGTGAGGCGGAACAAATCGACTAAAAAATAGCAACATAGAAAAtcgcaaagcaaataaataaaaaacacacgAGTAGAAGTAGAATCATAAATAATTCGaagtaataataacaaagttTCAGGTATTTATTATGCTTGAATGAAGTCAGAGGCGTCTGTTAGAACCATTATAGAATGCCCCAAACAAATAgtgtttactttttaattgctGGTAATAAATAGAGTAATGGGTTTAACATAACTTAATAGCCAACAGATTAGCCAATCTGCTTTTGCACTTTCACACCGCAATGCGGcgatttgctttgatttttctttGACCCAATGGAAAATGTGTTGAACACATTGACGTTGTTGTGATTGcgctttaatttgtttaagcGATTATGTAATGCGAACAAGCATTAAACTAcgtatataacatatatatctcTGCTGATTCAAACTTACACAAATGCGTTCGACAAATGTGCGAATTGTGTGCGTAAATAATTTACACAGCACATTCGAATGAGTTGTGTTGTGCAAATTGTTAACACGGCTTAAAGCTTAGAGCGGCGACCTTGCCTAACTAAAAACTACGAGTAATAACACGCAAAACATGCCACAAAATGATGTAATACTAATTTGGCGATATCttcttattgattttatttacagATTAAACTCAAAAGAGTCTTGGGCCTCACTGTCTGCAGCAATGCGGCACTGGATGTGTCGCCCATCAGTGGATTGCTTGCCTATCCGGCCGGGTAAGTAATGTGCAGAAGAGGCGACATTAGAATTAAGTAATACGAGATATTAAAGCAGTAgctattaaatttttaactaCATCTGCTGCCAGCAGCTTGCTAGCGTAACGTGTTATTACttgtcgtatacgtaatgtcaGCCAGCTGCtgagaattttaataaaagtaaaatggGAAAGACTTTCCCTAAGACAGCTCCAGCTGTGCCTGAGGCAGCAGCTCTTCATAACCAAGAGCATAACCCTTGATAAATATATTCTGTTTGCTCTCCTGCAGCTGCACTGTGGTCCTGTTCAATGCCAAACGCCAGACGCAGGCGTATCTGGTGAATACCTCCCGCAAAGCATTCACATCGGTTGCCTTCTCGCGCTGCGGCCGCTTCGTGGCCACCGGCGAATGTGGCATCAATCCTGCCATCAAAGTCTGGGAACTAGAGACGCCCAATGGCAATCTGGAGCAATGCAGTGGCGGCAGCGTCGTTGCCGAGTTTGTCGATCACAAATACGCAGTCACCTGCGTGGTAAGTCGCTTTGTCTATACTTGGTCAGCTTACCCTTTAATTACAATGTGAATTCTTATTGTTATAGGCCTTCTCGCCAACGGGCAAATATCTGGTGTCAGTTGGCTCGCAGCATGACATGATTGTGAATGTGTTTGACTGGCGGGCGAATCTGAAGATGGCCTCCAACAAGATTAGCTCCAAGGTGGCAGCCGTTTGCTTTGCCGAGGATGGCAGCTACTTTGTCACCGTGGGCAATCGCCATGTCAAATACTGGTACTTGGAGGGCGGACGAAAGGTGAGAGAATCTCTTCATTTCTTTCGCAAACTTTTCAAACTAATAATTTCTCTTACCTTGTCAACAGTACAAAGATCCCATTCCTTTGATGGGTCGCAGCGCTATTTTGGGCGATCTGCGTGATAACGATTTCTGTGCCGTTGCCTGCGGCAAGGGAATCTGCTCGGAGAGCACGTATGCCATCACCCGGCAGGGTCATCTCGTCGAGTTCAGCTCGAGGCGTTTGCTCGACAAGTGGGTGCTATGCCGCACCAGCAACGCCAACTGCATTTGCGTCAACGAACGCTTCATACTTGTAGGCTGCGCCGAGTCCATCATACGCATCTTTAATGCCGCCACACTGGAGTATGTGACAACGTTGCCACGGACGCATTACCTCGGCGTGGATGTTGCACAGGGTATACAGATCAATCACATCATGTCCGTGCCACAGCAGGCTAAGTTCCCCGACTGCATTGCCATGGTCTTTGACGAGCAGCGATCGAAGGTAAGTCGGAAAACTTTCAACAGCCTGCTTTACTAACCTACTGTTTTTCTCCCTCAAGGTGAGCTGCGTCTACAACGATCACTCGTTGTACATTTGGGATCTGCGTGACATTTCACGAGTGGGCAAATCGCATTCATTCCTTTACCACTCTACGTGCATCTGGGGCGTGGAGACTGTGCCATATAATCTGGAGCGTGAGCCCTCGCAGACGCTGCCCGAGGATTGTTTTGTCACCTGCTCCTCGGATGACACGATACGTGTCTGGGGACTGGATAGTTGTGCCAACAATGAGATATATCGCAAGAATATCTACTCCAAGGAGCTGCTCAAAATCATCTACAGTGATGACGAGTTGCAGTACATCAAGGATCAGGGCTCATCGCTCTTTGACAAGGCGGGCAACTCGAGCTACGATGGTCGCAACGGTGTGCGCTGCATTAAGATCAGTCCGGAGCTGCAGCATCTGGCCAGTGGCGATCGTTGTGGCAACATACGCGTCTACAGTCTGCAGAATCTCAAGCTGCTCACGATCATCGAGGCGCACGAATCGGAGGTGCTCTGTCTGGAGTATTCCAATGAGAAGATCGAACGCAAATTGCTGGCTAGCGCCAGTCGCGATCGTCTTATTCATGTGTTTGATGTGTCACAGAattatttgctgctgcagacTCTCGACGATCACAGTTCGTCGATCACATCGATTAAGTTCGTGGGCGCTGGCTTGAATTTCCAGATGATCAGCTGTGGTGCCGACAAGTCCATCATGTTCCGCAGCTTCCAGGTGAGTTTTATAAAAAAACTGTCAAGAGAAACCcaacttaaaatttatttgtttgcagGGCAACATCTTTATGCGCGGCACAAATACGTCCGGCAAAACGACACTCTACGATATGGAAGTTGACTCAAATGCCAAACACATACTGACCGCCTGCCAAGATCGCAACGTGCGCGTCTATGGCACCCAGAATGCCAAGCAAACAAAGACCTTCAAGGGCTCGCACTCCGATGAGGGCAGCCTCATCAAGCTCAGCCTTGATCCGAGTGGCATTTATGTGGCCACCTCGTGTACAGACAAAACCCTTGCTGTCTACGATTATTACTCCAGCGAATGTATGGCCCGTATGTACGGACACAGTGAGCTGGTGACGGGTTTGAAGTTCACCAACGATTGCAGGCATTTGATATCGGCCAGCGGAGATGGTTGCATCTTTATCTGGCAGGTGCCACACGACATGATTGTCACCATGCAGGCGCGCATGTCGCAGCAACGCTTGCGTTCGGGACATGCGCCACTGCAGCGTCCTCTGGCGCCCATTTCGCCACCGGATGCCATTGTGCTGGAGTCGCCGACTAGCGAGTTGGAGCATCAACAGCATGCGCCCAAGTTTGCGGTGCCCCATGCAGAGCCCAATCGAAATGCCTATCAGCTCTCGGATGTCGGCCAGCTGCCGCAGTGGGCGATGCGCAAGACAGCCACGGACTCGGACAGCGGCGCCTTGTCCATACCCACGCCTGTGGTGAGTGGAGGCGCGGCGCCATTGCATGCTGCCTCCTCAATGGGAAATCTGAGCTCTTCGCCCAGTCAACAGTTGGGCGTTGCTCCCAGAGCAAGAGGCCGCTGGGCTCAGCGCAGCAGTCAACTGGACACTGAGGATCAGCGCTCCAACTCGGAGAGTCCGCTGG
This DNA window, taken from Drosophila nasuta strain 15112-1781.00 chromosome 2L, ASM2355853v1, whole genome shotgun sequence, encodes the following:
- the LOC132783393 gene encoding mitogen-activated protein kinase-binding protein 1 isoform X9; the encoded protein is MRHLIMTPTSLSMSTPTLSSLHHQRMSLQSQSQLQLQLALQSQSQSPSPLTPHSASPSSFFGASSSSSSPKFPANYERSEKIKLKRVLGLTVCSNAALDVSPISGLLAYPAGCTVVLFNAKRQTQAYLVNTSRKAFTSVAFSRCGRFVATGECGINPAIKVWELETPNGNLEQCSGGSVVAEFVDHKYAVTCVAFSPTGKYLVSVGSQHDMIVNVFDWRANLKMASNKISSKVAAVCFAEDGSYFVTVGNRHVKYWYLEGGRKYKDPIPLMGRSAILGDLRDNDFCAVACGKGICSESTYAITRQGHLVEFSSRRLLDKWVLCRTSNANCICVNERFILVGCAESIIRIFNAATLEYVTTLPRTHYLGVDVAQGIQINHIMSVPQQAKFPDCIAMVFDEQRSKVSCVYNDHSLYIWDLRDISRVGKSHSFLYHSTCIWGVETVPYNLEREPSQTLPEDCFVTCSSDDTIRVWGLDSCANNEIYRKNIYSKELLKIIYSDDELQYIKDQGSSLFDKAGNSSYDGRNGVRCIKISPELQHLASGDRCGNIRVYSLQNLKLLTIIEAHESEVLCLEYSNEKIERKLLASASRDRLIHVFDVSQNYLLLQTLDDHSSSITSIKFVGAGLNFQMISCGADKSIMFRSFQGNIFMRGTNTSGKTTLYDMEVDSNAKHILTACQDRNVRVYGTQNAKQTKTFKGSHSDEGSLIKLSLDPSGIYVATSCTDKTLAVYDYYSSECMARMYGHSELVTGLKFTNDCRHLISASGDGCIFIWQVPHDMIVTMQARMSQQRLRSGHAPLQRPLAPISPPDAIVLESPTSELEHQQHAPKFAVPHAEPNRNAYQLSDVGQLPQWAMRKTATDSDSGALSIPTPVVSGGAAPLHAASSMGNLSSSPSQQLGVAPRARGRWAQRSSQLDTEDQRSNSESPLGTVSSVGGHSAHNVQTSDYNSASSKDIMYNQTYLSEDSSIDSGMETRRELKFIGSNNNGTIPIPASVTSANNGNLGVPQQQRLLPDKRKPGMRFDTHSHDHDGDIEDISDGERTSSEHGMFYNNLAPSTPTDFKVTAMNEDELRKSVRRQKFEKSGLQLPPASGNGSTHTASTGTGTGTSDTEDEGSTPSAENAERSLASTLGGSSENLQQGRDSFLHAALPEGPGLLLERGATSRRSISAKHNTENGKGGVAAPPTITKSYTSTKKEELLQVINKVKQQLENGTRKNGIKKLNAIAEVGHRPLRGSHSISDLSLAANLDGSRSAGASRYSKPGNPKMLNPMPIEESSSSIRRACSLSDLHMGNFGKPSKSNGSSQKAATPHRNGNINRSTSKRNSLQGKSGLGASSNSMNVLNQASDSEQEDSNRLRSAANGQNRNNGPIAANRQYGNKSNNTNSNRRKMPNFNGGTNLQDDSSSEETPNNVASNKPVVPPRPRNLGFDHKTKLIVNSPGNVAKQRVAGAEDYDGEDPEAQVHNVINKLYTTTQAAMKLHANLKNSLLLKELENAVIMSHNMLGNITYNRQNERLLSNQGNNHAGSGGIQGGGGDNGGGINHEQDNGDYLMMVNNCADLLSNLRTKNKPDDCENNS
- the LOC132783393 gene encoding mitogen-activated protein kinase-binding protein 1 isoform X14 encodes the protein MFAPRNSSPVAIYGKEDVAAYEIKLKRVLGLTVCSNAALDVSPISGLLAYPAGCTVVLFNAKRQTQAYLVNTSRKAFTSVAFSRCGRFVATGECGINPAIKVWELETPNGNLEQCSGGSVVAEFVDHKYAVTCVAFSPTGKYLVSVGSQHDMIVNVFDWRANLKMASNKISSKVAAVCFAEDGSYFVTVGNRHVKYWYLEGGRKYKDPIPLMGRSAILGDLRDNDFCAVACGKGICSESTYAITRQGHLVEFSSRRLLDKWVLCRTSNANCICVNERFILVGCAESIIRIFNAATLEYVTTLPRTHYLGVDVAQGIQINHIMSVPQQAKFPDCIAMVFDEQRSKVSCVYNDHSLYIWDLRDISRVGKSHSFLYHSTCIWGVETVPYNLEREPSQTLPEDCFVTCSSDDTIRVWGLDSCANNEIYRKNIYSKELLKIIYSDDELQYIKDQGSSLFDKAGNSSYDGRNGVRCIKISPELQHLASGDRCGNIRVYSLQNLKLLTIIEAHESEVLCLEYSNEKIERKLLASASRDRLIHVFDVSQNYLLLQTLDDHSSSITSIKFVGAGLNFQMISCGADKSIMFRSFQGNIFMRGTNTSGKTTLYDMEVDSNAKHILTACQDRNVRVYGTQNAKQTKTFKGSHSDEGSLIKLSLDPSGIYVATSCTDKTLAVYDYYSSECMARMYGHSELVTGLKFTNDCRHLISASGDGCIFIWQVPHDMIVTMQARMSQQRLRSGHAPLQRPLAPISPPDAIVLESPTSELEHQQHAPKFAVPHAEPNRNAYQLSDVGQLPQWAMRKTATDSDSGALSIPTPVVSGGAAPLHAASSMGNLSSSPSQQLGVAPRARGRWAQRSSQLDTEDQRSNSESPLGTVSSVGGHSAHNVQTSDYNSASSKDIMYNQTYLSEDSSIDSGMETRRELKFIGSNNNGTIPIPASVTSANNGNLGVPQQQRLLPDKRKPGMRFDTHSHDHDGDIEDISDGERTSSEHGMFYNNLAPSTPTDFKVTAMNEDELRKSVRRQKFEKSGLQLPPASGNGSTHTASTGTGTGTSDTEDEGSTPSAENAERSLASTLGGSSENLQQGRDSFLHAALPEGPGLLLERGATSRRSISAKHNTENGKGGVAAPPTITKSYTSTKKEELLQVINKVKQQLENVGHRPLRGSHSISDLSLAANLDGSRSAGASRYSKPGNPKMLNPMPIEESSSSIRRACSLSDLHMGNFGKPSKSNGSSQKAATPHRNGNINRSTSKRNSLQGKSGLGASSNSMNVLNQASDSEQEDSNRLRSAANGQNRNNGPIAANRQYGNKSNNTNSNRRKMPNFNGGTNLQDDSSSEETPNNVASNKPVVPPRPRNLGFDHKTKLIVNSPGNVAKQRVAGAEDYDGEDPEAQVHNVINKLYTTTQAAMKLHANLKNSLLLKELENAVIMSHNMLGNITYNRQNERLLSNQGNNHAGSGGIQGGGGDNGGGINHEQDNGDYLMMVNNCADLLSNLRTKNKPDDCENNS
- the LOC132783393 gene encoding mitogen-activated protein kinase-binding protein 1 isoform X16, whose translation is MRHLIMTPTSLSMSTPTLSSLHHQRMSLQSQSQLQLQLALQSQSQSPSPLTPHSASPSSFFGASSSSSSPKFPANYERSEKIKLKRVLGLTVCSNAALDVSPISGLLAYPAGCTVVLFNAKRQTQAYLVNTSRKAFTSVAFSRCGRFVATGECGINPAIKVWELETPNGNLEQCSGGSVVAEFVDHKYAVTCVAFSPTGKYLVSVGSQHDMIVNVFDWRANLKMASNKISSKVAAVCFAEDGSYFVTVGNRHVKYWYLEGGRKYKDPIPLMGRSAILGDLRDNDFCAVACGKGICSESTYAITRQGHLVEFSSRRLLDKWVLCRTSNANCICVNERFILVGCAESIIRIFNAATLEYVTTLPRTHYLGVDVAQGIQINHIMSVPQQAKFPDCIAMVFDEQRSKVSCVYNDHSLYIWDLRDISRVGKSHSFLYHSTCIWGVETVPYNLEREPSQTLPEDCFVTCSSDDTIRVWGLDSCANNEIYRKNIYSKELLKIIYSDDELQYIKDQGSSLFDKAGNSSYDGRNGVRCIKISPELQHLASGDRCGNIRVYSLQNLKLLTIIEAHESEVLCLEYSNEKIERKLLASASRDRLIHVFDVSQNYLLLQTLDDHSSSITSIKFVGAGLNFQMISCGADKSIMFRSFQGNIFMRGTNTSGKTTLYDMEVDSNAKHILTACQDRNVRVYGTQNAKQTKTFKGSHSDEGSLIKLSLDPSGIYVATSCTDKTLAVYDYYSSECMARMYGHSELVTGLKFTNDCRHLISASGDGCIFIWQVPHDMIVTMQARMSQQRLRSGHAPLQRPLAPISPPDAIVLESPTSELEHQQHAPKFAVPHAEPNRNAYQLSDVGQLPQWAMRKTATDSDSGALSIPTPVVSGGAAPLHAASSMGNLSSSPSQQLGVAPRARGRWAQRSSQLDTEDQRSNSESPLGTVSSVGGHSAHNVQTSDYNSASSKDIMYNQTYLSEDSSIDSGMETRRELKFIGSNNNGTIPIPASVTSANNGNLGVPQQQRLLPDKRKPGMRFDTHSHDHDGDIEDISDGERTSSEHGMFYNNLAPSTPTDFKVTAMNEDELRKSVRRQKFEKSGLQLPPASGNGSTHTASTGTGTGTSDTEDEGSTPSAENAERSLASTLGGSSENLQQGRDSFLHAALPEGPGLLLERGATSRRSISAKHNTENGKGGVAAPPTITKSYTSTKKEELLQVINKVKQQLENGTRKNGIKKLNAIAEVGHRPLRGSHSISDLSLAANLDGSRSAGASRYSKPVSQY
- the LOC132783393 gene encoding mitogen-activated protein kinase-binding protein 1 isoform X17 gives rise to the protein MRHLIMTPTSLSMSTPTLSSLHHQRMSLQSQSQLQLQLALQSQSQSPSPLTPHSASPSSFFGASSSSSSPKFPANYERSEKIKLKRVLGLTVCSNAALDVSPISGLLAYPAGCTVVLFNAKRQTQAYLVNTSRKAFTSVAFSRCGRFVATGECGINPAIKVWELETPNGNLEQCSGGSVVAEFVDHKYAVTCVAFSPTGKYLVSVGSQHDMIVNVFDWRANLKMASNKISSKVAAVCFAEDGSYFVTVGNRHVKYWYLEGGRKYKDPIPLMGRSAILGDLRDNDFCAVACGKGICSESTYAITRQGHLVEFSSRRLLDKWVLCRTSNANCICVNERFILVGCAESIIRIFNAATLEYVTTLPRTHYLGVDVAQGIQINHIMSVPQQAKFPDCIAMVFDEQRSKVSCVYNDHSLYIWDLRDISRVGKSHSFLYHSTCIWGVETVPYNLEREPSQTLPEDCFVTCSSDDTIRVWGLDSCANNEIYRKNIYSKELLKIIYSDDELQYIKDQGSSLFDKAGNSSYDGRNGVRCIKISPELQHLASGDRCGNIRVYSLQNLKLLTIIEAHESEVLCLEYSNEKIERKLLASASRDRLIHVFDVSQNYLLLQTLDDHSSSITSIKFVGAGLNFQMISCGADKSIMFRSFQGNIFMRGTNTSGKTTLYDMEVDSNAKHILTACQDRNVRVYGTQNAKQTKTFKGSHSDEGSLIKLSLDPSGIYVATSCTDKTLAVYDYYSSECMARMYGHSELVTGLKFTNDCRHLISASGDGCIFIWQVPHDMIVTMQARMSQQRLRSGHAPLQRPLAPISPPDAIVLESPTSELEHQQHAPKFAVPHAEPNRNAYQLSDVGQLPQWAMRKTATDSDSGALSIPTPVVSGGAAPLHAASSMGNLSSSPSQQLGVAPRARGRWAQRSSQLDTEDQRSNSESPLGTVSSVGGHSAHNVQTSDYNSASSKDIMYNQTYLSEDSSIDSGMETRRELKFIGSNNNGTIPIPASVTSANNGNLGVPQQQRLLPDKRKPGMRFDTHSHDHDGDIEDISDGERTSSEHGMFYNNLAPSTPTDFKVTAMNEDELRKSVRRQKFEKSGLQLPPASGNGSTHTASTGTGTGTSDTEDEGSTPSAENAERSLASTLGGSSENLQQGRDSFLHAALPEGPGLLLERGATSRRSISAKHNTENGKGGVAAPPTITKSYTSTKKEELLQVINKVKQQLENGTRKNGIKKLNAIAEALTN